Within Nocardia fluminea, the genomic segment CAACCCGATCGCGCAGGCGCGGGCGGTGGCACGCGGGCGGGCAGACGCCCTGGCCACGGTGTTCGGGGCGTGCACCGACCACAACTATTACCGGCGGCGTCGTCGCCTGCGCCTGGGGTGGTTGATCCGGCAGCGGCGGCTCGGACGCGGGGACGTGCTGTCGGTACCGGAGCTGGCCACGATCGCGCACCTGCCCACCGACACCGGCCTACCTGGTCTGCAACGGGCCGGAGCCCGCGCCTTGTCCCCGGCCCCGGAGATCCCTGTCGGCGGCGAGCACACGAAACCCCTCGGGATGGCCGACACCGGGACTCGCCGCCCGGTCGCAGTCAAGATCTCCGACGCCCGACACCATCTCCACATCCTCGGCCCGACCGGTGTCGGCAAGTCCACCCTGCTCGCGCGCACGATCCTCGATGACGCCGACGCCGAACGCGGGGTGATCGTCATCGACCCCAAAGGCGACCTCGTCACCGACGTGTTGTCCCGGCTGCCTTCCCGCATGGCCGATCGAGTGGTCCTGTTCGATGCCGACTCCTCCGCCCCGCCGCCGTGTGTGAACCCCCTCGATATCGACCGGATCGGGCGCGCGGGAATGGATCTCGCCGTCGACAACCTCGTCACCGTGTTCCACCGGATCTTCCACCAATGGTGGGGCCCGCGCACCGACGACATCATGCGCGCGAGCCTGCTCACCCTCTGCGCACAACCAGGCACCGCCACCCTCGCTGACCTACCACGGCTGCTCACTGAGCCCGCCTTCCGCGCCCGGGTCACCCGCACCACCAAAGACCCCGTCCTGCGCGGGTTCTGGGACAGCTACGAGACCCTCTCCGACACCAGCCGCGCCCAGCTCACCGGCCCCTTGCTGAACAAACTGCGAGCGTTCCTGTTGAGGCCGTTCGTGCGTTCGGCCATCGCGGGCGGGCCCAGCACCGTCGAGTTCGCCGACATCCTCGACAACGGCGGCATCTGCCTGGCCCGCCTGCCGAAAGGTTCCCTCGGAGAGGAAACCTCACGCCTGGTCGGGTCACTGCTTGTAGCCCGCACCTGGCAGGCGGTAACCGCGCGGGCCCGAGTGCCCGCCGCCGACCGGCCTGATGCCGCGCTGGTTCTGGATGAAGCCCAGAACTTCCTCAACCTCTCGACCCCGATCGAGGACATGCTCGCCGAAGCCCGAGGACTGCGCCTCTCTCTGCTGCTCGCGCACCAGAACCTCGGCCAGCTCTCCCGGGAGCTGCGTGACGGCATCTCGGCCAATGCCCGCAACAAGATCGTCTTCGCCGTCAGTCCCGATGACGCCCGCGACCTCGCGCGTCACACCCACCCGTGGTTGTCCGAGCACGACCTGTCGCACCTGGACGCCTTCCACGCCGCCGCCCGCCTGCTGGTCGACGGCCGCAACGCCCGACCCTTCACCCTCACCACCCGGCCCCTGGACCCGCCGATCCCCGGGCGCGCCCGTGAGATCGCTGCCGCTGCCCGCGCCCGCCTCACCGCCTCAACTCCGCACGCCCCTAACCCCTGCCACGCCCGAGAAAGGCTCTAGTACCGATGATTTCGCGTCCCGACAGGCAAGCCGATACCCGGGCCCCGCGCCCGGCCTGGTCACCGACCACCGTCCTGGAGCAG encodes:
- a CDS encoding type IV secretory system conjugative DNA transfer family protein; translated protein: MNPEQGWLGRALLAPGTTLRDVTETVEQALGSVSGLGVVAAVLGVLAAVRSLAEWRRRRLSARARQITVLTPPEVDAKGALAFWAHLIGQLRPAWARVLWGQPHLGFEYTVTPEEGAAIRLWVPGAIPPGLIERAIASAWPGAHTDTLTPARPPLPAAAEGVRRIVAGGELRLGRREGLPLSTDHSGDLVRDLITAADDLGPGQAACVQILARPVTGRRVARATRAAASTGASAGVVVGLLREALNLLTLGTTTARPTRAGRVSEGRGSDRQSVMEYSAAARAAAAKARGAHWETVVRYATSIPVSDNPDDANPIAQARAVARGRADALATVFGACTDHNYYRRRRRLRLGWLIRQRRLGRGDVLSVPELATIAHLPTDTGLPGLQRAGARALSPAPEIPVGGEHTKPLGMADTGTRRPVAVKISDARHHLHILGPTGVGKSTLLARTILDDADAERGVIVIDPKGDLVTDVLSRLPSRMADRVVLFDADSSAPPPCVNPLDIDRIGRAGMDLAVDNLVTVFHRIFHQWWGPRTDDIMRASLLTLCAQPGTATLADLPRLLTEPAFRARVTRTTKDPVLRGFWDSYETLSDTSRAQLTGPLLNKLRAFLLRPFVRSAIAGGPSTVEFADILDNGGICLARLPKGSLGEETSRLVGSLLVARTWQAVTARARVPAADRPDAALVLDEAQNFLNLSTPIEDMLAEARGLRLSLLLAHQNLGQLSRELRDGISANARNKIVFAVSPDDARDLARHTHPWLSEHDLSHLDAFHAAARLLVDGRNARPFTLTTRPLDPPIPGRAREIAAAARARLTASTPHAPNPCHARERL